The Lysobacter gummosus sequence CAACCGAACTCGACCTGGCCGCGAACGCGCGCGCCGGCGGCGACGGTGACCACGCCGGCCTTGACGTCGCCGATCATCACGCCGCTTTCCAGCAGTTCCACCCGCTGCGCGGCTTCGATGTTGCCTTCCAGCTCGCCGGCGATGACGACCTTGCGCGCGCGCACGCCACCGTTGAGCTTGGCGCCGAGTTCGACGGTGAGATCGCCGTCTACCTGCACGTCGCCCTTGAAGCGGCCGGCGATGCGGATGTGGCCGGCACCGTGGATCTTGCCTTCGATCGACAGGTCCGAGGCGATCAGCGATTCCTTGACGACCGGCTGCTCGGCCTGGCGCGGCGCGGGGGCCGGGGTCGGAGCGGGCGCGGCGATCGGAGCCGGAGCCGGAGCCGGCGTGGACGGCTGGCCGAAGGAGTATTCGCTTGCCGGATCGGGTTCACGCTTGAGCGCGGTTTCCGGCGGCAGCGGCGGAACCGGATTGTCGCGCTTGGGCGGGGCGGGCTGGTTGAAGATTGCCATGACGCGGTGTTCCTCAGGTCGGGGGATCAGGTGATGACACGCGTGAACTTCGGAGCCTAACACGCTGATACGAAGCGCCCACTGTGATGCATCTCACCAATCCGAGTTACGGGAAAAGGCGACTCCAGTTCAGTTTTCGCAGGCAGCGGCGCGATTGAGAAACAGCCTGATCCGGCGCGCATTCATGCAAGCGCGCCGCTTCCTTGATGGCAAAAATAATTCAGAAGTCTTTCAGGACGATGAATGGGGTGGGCGGGGCGGGGACAGCAGAGCCGGGCGTTGGGCTCAGACAATCACGGGGGCGAAGAGCAGAGCCAATGCGGCTAGCCCGGTCAGGCCGGCCAGAGCCCACAACCAGCCTTCGCGTTTACGGGTTTGAGCGACACTGATCTTATGCGCGCGAGCGTAGACCACATCGTGCGCGATCTGCAGCGCGCCAGCCGCGACCGCGATATACGGCAGCGACAGGTCCATTGGCTGTCCAAGCAACGGCACGAGCGCGCATAAGGCGGTGATGCTGGCGACATAGAAAGCGACCGCCGGCACCGAGTGAATTCGGCCGCGCACCATGATCAACGCGACCGTGGCCAGACCGGCGAAGAACGCGCCTTCGATGGGCGCGAAATAACCCACCAACAAGCAGGTCAGCAGAGTGGGGATGGCGACAATGACAGCCGTGTCCCAACCCCAGCGCCGCTCGATAAGGTCTTTGAAGTGCAACAACCCAGCCCATAGTGCGACTGAGGTGAGCCATACGATGAACAACGCCGCGATGTTGCGCGCGGCGTGAGCGAACGGGACCGGATCCAGGCCCATCAGTAGCGAAGCGAGTCCGACGGTGGCTAGGTAGTACAGCGCGCAGCGCCCCAGTCCGACCAGCACGCGCCGATAATTGAGCCAACGACGATCGGTAGCGCGACGCCAGAAACCGACGCTGGCCGAATCGAGTTGCGACTGCGCCAAGGAGGCGTCAGTTTGTTCGAGCCGTTCAAGCAGTTCGATCAAGTGCGTGGGCATCATCGGTACCGCGGCGACGAGTAAGCGCCGCGGCCAGAAGCGCGGGCCGAGTAGTTCGTGCATCGGCCAGCGCTCGGTCGGCCGCTTATGCGGCGAGCAACGCTGGGCGATGATGCGCTTGAAATGCGCGTAGCGTTCGGAGCGGTGATAGGTGAAATACAGGATCTGGCCCAGATGTTCTTCGCGCGGATCGGTGGTGATCAGCGCGAAGAATTCGGCGATCGCGTCGATCGCATCCTTGGGCGGCGGCGGCTCGCCTTGGGCCAGTGCGCGCGCGACCGGAATGCGCAGCGCGTGCTTGAGTTCCAATGCGTACAGCGGTTCGAGATCGTGCAGCCAGCGCTGCAAATCGATGGGCCGGTCGCTCGTGGCATGGGCGAATAATGCGTGTAGGAAGCTGTCGAGATCGAACTGCTGCGTCGGTTCGTCGAGCTCGGTTCCGTCGGTTCGCGATTCTTGCGCGGTCACGCACCCTTCGGGCTGCGGATGCGAGGCGAACAGGGGCGTCTGTGTGTCAGGCGCAACGGACTCGGCCTGCGAGCGTTCGTGGAGGTCGGTCGCGGATGCGTCGTCATCGCCCGTCGCCGAGGTGTCGGAAGACGCTTCGAACTCTTCGTCGTCCTGCTCGGGACGGTATTGCGCGTACGCCAGGCAATGCTGATAGGCCTCGTGCAGTTCCTGGAATCCTGCCGGGTCCTCATCGGGGCGTGTGCGCTTGATCTCGCGCGCATAGGCCCGCTTGATCTCGCGCTCGTCCGCCGTCGGTTCCAGCCCCAGTCGTTCGAATGCGCTCATAAGGAGGAATTGAAGCCCTTGAATGCGCGCATCACCGTCATGCACACGAACAACAGCACCAGCAGCCACATCCACGGCGGCTCTTCGCTGCTGCGCCGGGGATCGGGTTGGGCGAAGCGCAACTCGCTGAAGTCGGTGCCGGTCGAGCGCGCGCGTTCGCGCAGTTCATCGACGGCAGCGTGCATCCACGGGCGGCCGGGATGCAGGCCATCCAGTTCGAAGAAACGCAGGATCACTTCCAGCGGGTGCATGTACAGCGTCGGCCCGTCGCAGAGAAACTCCAGGACATGCTGGCCCACCGCTTCCTTGCGCTCAAGGTTGTACAGCGCCGGATGCGCGCGCAGCCATGCATCCAACTGCCCGGGCGAGTGCCTGGCCTGGTAGCGGAACAGCTCGCGGGTGAATTGATCGAGGTCGAAGGCGGCTTCGTCTTCGGGCGGCGTCAGGGCGATGTCGATGGCGGATGCCGGCCAGCGCGGCGCCTCATGGGGTTCGCTGCGATGACTGTAGCGCCACAGCGTCGATGGCAGCGCCGCAGGCCACTGGGGATCGATCGCGTCCAGCGGCTGCAGCGCCGGCGCGTCGAATTGCAGCGATATGTCGTCGAACGCGGCAGCGGGCATGTCGGCGTGGCTGAAGTCGGCGGCATCCTCCGGCGCCGCCAGCTCCAGGCAGCGCACATACGCCTCATGCAATTGCTGGAACGCCTGCGGGTCTTCGTCGGGCCGCGCCAGCCGCAGCTCGCGCGCGTAGGCGCGCTTGATCTGCGCCCGGTCCGCGTCCTCGGACAGGCCCAGCCGCGCGAACGGGTTCACGTATAGCCTTGGGCTTCGATCGCGTCGAGGAAGCGCGCGAACTCGCCGCGGTGTTCGGCGATCAGATCGCGGTCCTGCAGATCGAGCGCGCCGCGAAACCGCACCAGCGCGCCCTGCAGATCTTCGCGCGCCCACAGCAGTTCTTCGTACAGGCGCTCGGCGCGCGCGACCAGGACGATGTTCTCCTGCTGCTCGCGCGGATGCACCTTGATCGCCGACAGCGCGGCCAGGCGTTCGCGGATCTGCTCCTGGGTCATGACGCCGGGATTCTTCTCCAGCACCACTTCGCGCTTGAGCCCGCTCGACAGCGCGACCGCTTCGACCTGCAGCAGGCCGTTGATGTCGTAGGTGAAACGCACGTCGATCGGATTTTCGTCGCGGCGCTTGGGCGGCAGATCGATCGAGATCATCCCCAGGCGCACGTTGTTTTCCACGCGCGGGCTTTCGCCCTGATAGATTTCGATCTCGACGGCGCGCTGATGATCCTGGGTGGGGTAGTAGCGCTCGACCCGGCTCACCGGCACCGTGCTGTTGCGGTGGATGATCGGCGAGAACACGCCGCTGGTGTAGCCGTGCTGCGATTCGCGGCTGGTGTTGACGCCCAGGGTGTGCGGGCACACGTCGGTGAGGATGATTTCCTCCAGCGACTGATCGCGCGCCTTCATTCCGGCGGCGACGCAGGCGCCGAAGCCGATGGCTTCGTCCGGGTTGACGTGGCGCAGCGGCAGGCGGCCGAACATGCGCGAGACCAGCCGCGCGCACAGCGGCATGCGCGAGGCGCCGCCGACCAGGACGATTTCGTTGAGCTGGCTCGGGCTGAGCTTGGCGTCGCGCATCGCCCGTTCCAGCGGTGCGCGCAGGCGTTGCACCAGCGGTTCGCACAACTGCGCGAAGCCGGTTTCGTCCAGGCGCCAGGCGCGGTTCTGTCCGGCCAGCGGCAGTTCCAGGGCGATTTCGTCGCCGCGCGCCAGCTCATGCTTGAACAGCTCGATGCGGCGTTCCAAAGTCGCCAGCTCGCCCAGCGACAGTTGGCTGGCGCTGAGCGAGTGTTCGTTCAAGAACGCATTGAGCAAGGCCGCGGAGAAATCCTCGCCGCCGAGAAAGTTGTCGCCGGCGCTGGCGTGCACTTCCATCACGCCTTCGAACAATTCCAGGATCGACACGTCGAAGGTGCCGCCGCCCAGATCGAACACCAGATAACGGCCGCCACCGTCGCGTTGCTGCAGGCCGTAGGCCAGCGCCGCGGCGGTGGGTTCGTTGATCAGCCGCTCGACCTTGATTCCGGCCAGCTCGCCGGCGATGCGCGTGGCCTTGCGCTGGCTGTCGGAGAAATACGCCGGCACGCTGATCACCGCTTCCTGGACTTTTTCGCCCAGATCGGCTTCCGCGTCGGCGATCAGCGATTTGAGGATCAGCGCCGACAATTCCTCGGGCCGGAACCGGTGCGTGCCCAGCGCGGTGATGCGCTCGCTGCCCATCCAGCGCTTGAACGCGGCGACGCTGCGTTGGGGATGCGAGACCAGACGCTCTCGCGCGGCGCGGCCGACGATGACGCGTTCGTCGTCGCCGACGCTGACCACCGACGGCGTCAGCG is a genomic window containing:
- a CDS encoding bactofilin family protein, translating into MAIFNQPAPPKRDNPVPPLPPETALKREPDPASEYSFGQPSTPAPAPAPIAAPAPTPAPAPRQAEQPVVKESLIASDLSIEGKIHGAGHIRIAGRFKGDVQVDGDLTVELGAKLNGGVRARKVVIAGELEGNIEAAQRVELLESGVMIGDVKAGVVTVAAGARVRGQVEFGWEDSGKSVARNDAGKSDRNADKNDKGEKNGAKTETGADS
- a CDS encoding J domain-containing protein, whose product is MNPFARLGLSEDADRAQIKRAYARELRLARPDEDPQAFQQLHEAYVRCLELAAPEDAADFSHADMPAAAFDDISLQFDAPALQPLDAIDPQWPAALPSTLWRYSHRSEPHEAPRWPASAIDIALTPPEDEAAFDLDQFTRELFRYQARHSPGQLDAWLRAHPALYNLERKEAVGQHVLEFLCDGPTLYMHPLEVILRFFELDGLHPGRPWMHAAVDELRERARSTGTDFSELRFAQPDPRRSSEEPPWMWLLVLLFVCMTVMRAFKGFNSSL
- a CDS encoding molecular chaperone HscC, which codes for MIVGIDLGTTHSLIGVYGADGPRLIRNALGESLTPSVVSVGDDERVIVGRAARERLVSHPQRSVAAFKRWMGSERITALGTHRFRPEELSALILKSLIADAEADLGEKVQEAVISVPAYFSDSQRKATRIAGELAGIKVERLINEPTAAALAYGLQQRDGGGRYLVFDLGGGTFDVSILELFEGVMEVHASAGDNFLGGEDFSAALLNAFLNEHSLSASQLSLGELATLERRIELFKHELARGDEIALELPLAGQNRAWRLDETGFAQLCEPLVQRLRAPLERAMRDAKLSPSQLNEIVLVGGASRMPLCARLVSRMFGRLPLRHVNPDEAIGFGACVAAGMKARDQSLEEIILTDVCPHTLGVNTSRESQHGYTSGVFSPIIHRNSTVPVSRVERYYPTQDHQRAVEIEIYQGESPRVENNVRLGMISIDLPPKRRDENPIDVRFTYDINGLLQVEAVALSSGLKREVVLEKNPGVMTQEQIRERLAALSAIKVHPREQQENIVLVARAERLYEELLWAREDLQGALVRFRGALDLQDRDLIAEHRGEFARFLDAIEAQGYT